A single region of the Apodemus sylvaticus chromosome 7, mApoSyl1.1, whole genome shotgun sequence genome encodes:
- the Kcnj1 gene encoding ATP-sensitive inward rectifier potassium channel 1 isoform X1 codes for MDAADRRSVFRVLVRALTERMFKHLRRLFVTHIFGRSRQRARLVSKDGRCNIEFGNVDAQSRFIFFVDIWTTVLDLKWRYKMTVFITAFLGSWFLFGLLWYVVAYVHKDLPEFYPPDNRTPCVENINGMTSAFLFSLETQVTIGYGFRFVTEQCATAIFLLIFQSILGVIINSFMCGAILAKISRPKKRAKTISFSKNAVISKRGGKLCLLIRVANLRKSLLIGSHIYGKLLKTTITPEGETIILDQTNINFVVDAGNENLFFISPLTIYHVIDHNSPFFHMAAETLSQQDFELVVFLDGTVESTSATCQVRTSYVPEEVLWGYRFVPIVSKTKEGKYRVDFHNFGKTVEVETPHCAMCLYNEKDARARMKRGYDNPNFVLSEVDETDDTQM; via the exons ATGGATGCTGCAGATCGGAGGAGTGTGTTCAGAGTGCTG GTCAGGGCACTGACAGAAAGGATGTTCAAACATCTTCGAAGATTGTTTGTCACTCACATATTTGGGCGTTCACGGCAACGAGCAAGGTTGGTCTCCAAAGATGGAAGGTGTAACATTGAGTTTGGCAATGTAGATGCACAGTCAAGGTTTATATTCTTTGTGGATATCTGGACAACTGTGCTGGACCTGAAATGGAGGTACAAAATGACCGTGTTCATCACAGCCTTCTTGGGGAGTTGGTTCCTCTTCGGTCTCCTGTGGTATGTGGTAGCGTATGTTCATAAGGACCTCCCAGAGTTCTACCCACCTGACAACCGTACTCCTTGTGTGGAGAACATTAATGGCATGACTTcagcttttctgttttctctagagactcaagtgaccataggttacGGATTCAGGTTTGTAACGGAACAGTGTGCCACTGCcatttttttgcttattttccaGTCTATTCTTGGAGTGATCATCAACTCTTTCATGTGTGGCGCCATTTTAGCCAAGATCTCTAGACCCAAAAAACGTGCAAAGACCATTTCATTCAGCAAGAATGCAGTGATCAGCAAGCGTGGCGGGAAGCTCTGCCTCCTCATCCGAGTGGCCAATCTTAGGAAGAGCCTTCTGATTGGCAGTCACATATATGGCAAGCTTCTGAAGACAACCATCACTCCGGAAGGAGAGACCATTATTTTGGACCAGACCAATATCAACTTTGTAGTTGATGCGGGCAATGAGAATTTGTTCTTCATCTCCCCGTTGACAATCTACCACGTTATCGACCACAACAGCCCTTTCTTCCACATGGCAGCAGAAACGCTTTCCCAGCAGGACTTTGAGTTGGTTGTCTTTTTAGATGGCACAGTGGAGTCCACCAGTGCAACTTGCCAGGTCCGCACGTCGTACGTTCCAGAAGAGGTGCTTTGGGGCTACCGTTTTGTTCCCATTGTATCCAAGACCAAGGAAGGGAAATACCGAGTGGATTTCCACAACTTTGGTAAGACGGTGGAGGTGGAGACCCCTCACTGTGCCATGTGCCTCTATAATGAGAAAGACGCTAGGGCCAGGATGAAGAGAGGCTACGATAACCCTAACTTTGTCTTGTCAGAAGTTGATGAAACAGATGACACCCAAATGTAG
- the Kcnj1 gene encoding ATP-sensitive inward rectifier potassium channel 1 isoform X2 — protein sequence MFKHLRRLFVTHIFGRSRQRARLVSKDGRCNIEFGNVDAQSRFIFFVDIWTTVLDLKWRYKMTVFITAFLGSWFLFGLLWYVVAYVHKDLPEFYPPDNRTPCVENINGMTSAFLFSLETQVTIGYGFRFVTEQCATAIFLLIFQSILGVIINSFMCGAILAKISRPKKRAKTISFSKNAVISKRGGKLCLLIRVANLRKSLLIGSHIYGKLLKTTITPEGETIILDQTNINFVVDAGNENLFFISPLTIYHVIDHNSPFFHMAAETLSQQDFELVVFLDGTVESTSATCQVRTSYVPEEVLWGYRFVPIVSKTKEGKYRVDFHNFGKTVEVETPHCAMCLYNEKDARARMKRGYDNPNFVLSEVDETDDTQM from the coding sequence ATGTTCAAACATCTTCGAAGATTGTTTGTCACTCACATATTTGGGCGTTCACGGCAACGAGCAAGGTTGGTCTCCAAAGATGGAAGGTGTAACATTGAGTTTGGCAATGTAGATGCACAGTCAAGGTTTATATTCTTTGTGGATATCTGGACAACTGTGCTGGACCTGAAATGGAGGTACAAAATGACCGTGTTCATCACAGCCTTCTTGGGGAGTTGGTTCCTCTTCGGTCTCCTGTGGTATGTGGTAGCGTATGTTCATAAGGACCTCCCAGAGTTCTACCCACCTGACAACCGTACTCCTTGTGTGGAGAACATTAATGGCATGACTTcagcttttctgttttctctagagactcaagtgaccataggttacGGATTCAGGTTTGTAACGGAACAGTGTGCCACTGCcatttttttgcttattttccaGTCTATTCTTGGAGTGATCATCAACTCTTTCATGTGTGGCGCCATTTTAGCCAAGATCTCTAGACCCAAAAAACGTGCAAAGACCATTTCATTCAGCAAGAATGCAGTGATCAGCAAGCGTGGCGGGAAGCTCTGCCTCCTCATCCGAGTGGCCAATCTTAGGAAGAGCCTTCTGATTGGCAGTCACATATATGGCAAGCTTCTGAAGACAACCATCACTCCGGAAGGAGAGACCATTATTTTGGACCAGACCAATATCAACTTTGTAGTTGATGCGGGCAATGAGAATTTGTTCTTCATCTCCCCGTTGACAATCTACCACGTTATCGACCACAACAGCCCTTTCTTCCACATGGCAGCAGAAACGCTTTCCCAGCAGGACTTTGAGTTGGTTGTCTTTTTAGATGGCACAGTGGAGTCCACCAGTGCAACTTGCCAGGTCCGCACGTCGTACGTTCCAGAAGAGGTGCTTTGGGGCTACCGTTTTGTTCCCATTGTATCCAAGACCAAGGAAGGGAAATACCGAGTGGATTTCCACAACTTTGGTAAGACGGTGGAGGTGGAGACCCCTCACTGTGCCATGTGCCTCTATAATGAGAAAGACGCTAGGGCCAGGATGAAGAGAGGCTACGATAACCCTAACTTTGTCTTGTCAGAAGTTGATGAAACAGATGACACCCAAATGTAG